In the genome of Oncorhynchus clarkii lewisi isolate Uvic-CL-2024 chromosome 4, UVic_Ocla_1.0, whole genome shotgun sequence, one region contains:
- the LOC139406849 gene encoding major vault protein isoform X1, whose amino-acid sequence MISMNGGSSGGMKFEGLVDASIIRVPPHHYIHVLDQNTNIARVEIGPLTYIRQDNERVLFSPVRMTMVPPRHYCVVLNPVARDDHGQVLFDQSGQAKLRHADLEIRLTQDPFPLYPGEEIQQHVTVLQIVYPDTALRLQALLDFEEVGGEKRVAGDEWLFEGPGTYIPRKEVAVLETIKAMVIKENQAIRLRARKEGVDRSGVRRVTGEEWQVRKVGAYLPGAHEEVLDIVNAFILTDKKALHVRAIRPFRDAGGRDRRTGEEWLVTMAEREAHIPSVAEEVVGVVNVTTLSSRQYCVILDPVGPDGKPQLGQKRVCKGERSFFLQPGEHLEEGTQDVYILSEEEGLVLRAVEAFKDTQEQEEEEEEEEEEERAKLSRRGGVQRRPGDRWMLRGPIEYVPPAAVEVMLRRQAIPLDENEGIYVRDIKTGKVRAVIGHTYMLTQDEELWAKNLPQNVETLLASTKDPLADRSDRSKEVEMKDRDKTKVVSYRVPHNAAVQVYDYREKKARVVFGPEMVMLGPDEQFTVLSLSGDKPKRANVIKAVCLLLGPDFFTDIITIETADHARLQLQLSYNWHFDLKSPADPSQAAALFSVPDFVGDACKAIASRVRGAVASVQFDDFHKNSNRIICSSVFGFDDKLAVRPSLRFHQNSLVISSVDIQSVEPVDQRTRDALQKSVQLAIEITTNSQEAAARHEAERLEQEARGRLERQRITDQAEAERTRKELLELEALSAAVESTGAAKAEAQSRAEAARIQGEAAVNEAKLKAEAQRIEAEGELDRLSKAREQELNYKSAMDRLEVEKQQKLAEIESNRFKKLVDSIGADTLKEMARAGPELQVKLLQSLGLKSTLITDGSSPINLFSTANGLLGALSQSQGQ is encoded by the exons ATGATATCCATGAATGGCGGGAGCTCAGGCGGGATGAAATTTGAGGGGCTGGTAGATGCGTCAATCATCCGTGTCCCGCCCCACCACTACATCCATGTCCTGGACCAAAACACCAATATCGCCCGTGTGGAGATTGGACCGCTCACCTACATCAGACAGGACAATGAgag AGTACTGTTCTCCCCTGTGCGAATGACCATGGTCCCTCCTCGCCACTACTGCGTGGTTCTCAACCCCGTTGCTCGCGACGACCACGGACAGGTGCTCTTCGACCAATCAGGACAGGCCAAGCTTCGCCATGCCGACCTGGAGATCCGGCTCACCCAGGACCCCTTCCCCCTCTACCCTGGAGAGGAGATCCAGCAG CACGTGACAGTGCTGCAGATCGTCTACCCAGACACCGCCCTGCGCCTTCAGGCTCTGCTGGACTttgaggaggtgggaggagagaagagggtggCTGGAGACGAGTGGCTGTTCGAAGGGCCAG GGACGTACATCCCCAGGAAGGAGGTGGCAGTGCTGGAGACCATCAAGGCCATGGTGATCAAAGAGAACCAGGCCATCCGCCTCCGAGCGCGCAAGGAGGGCGTGGACAGGAGCGGCGTCCGCAGGGTCACTG GTGAGGAGTGGCAGGTGAGAAAGGTGGGGGCGTATCTACCAGGGGCTCATGAGGAGGTCCTCGACATTGTCAACGCTTTCATCCTCACTGACAAG AAAGCACTGCACGTGCGAGCAATACGGCCATTCCGTGACGCCGGGGGGCGGGACCGGCGCACTGGGGAAGAGTGGCTCGTTACCATGGCGGAGCGGGAGGCACACATCCCGTCTGTTGCCGAGGAAGTGGTGGGAGTGGTCAACGTGACCACGCTGAGCAGCCGTCAGTACTGTGTGATCCTGGACCCGGTGGGACCAGACGGTAAACCACAGCTGGGTCAGAAGAGGGTGTGCAAG ggGGAGCGTTCGTTCTTCCTGCAACCAGGGGAGCACTTAGAGGAGGGCACCCAGGATGTTTACATTCTCTCTGAGGAGGAGGGCCTGGTGCTGAGGGCCGTAGAGGCCTTCAAAGATACACAGGAG caggaggaggaagaggaggaggaggaggaggaggagagggccaaGCTCTCCCGGAGGGGTGGAGTCCAACGTCGCCCCGGTGACCGCTGGATGCTACGTGGACCAATTGAGTACGTCCCCCCGGCTGCCGTGGAGGTGATGCTACGGCGACAGGCCATCCCATTGGACGAGAACGAAGGGATCTATGTCCGAGACATCAAGACAGGAAAG GTCCGTGCTGTGATTGGCCACACCTACATGCTGACGCAGGACGAGGAGCTGTGGGCGAAGAATCTGCCTCAGAATGTTGAGACCCTCCTGGCCTCCACAAAGGACCCCCTGGCTGACCGCTCGGACCGCAGCAAGGAAGTGGAGATGAAGGACCGGGACAAGACCAAGGTGGTGTCCTACAGGGTGCCCCACAACGCTGCCGTGCAGGTCTACGACTACAGGGAGAAGAAGGCCAG ggTGGTGTTTGGGCCAGAGATGGTAATGTTGGGTCCTGATGAGCAGTTCACCGTGCTTTCCCTGTCAGGGGACAAGCCCAAGAGGGCCAACGTCATCAAGGCCGTGTGTCTGCTGCTGGGGCCGGACTTCTTCACTGACATCATCACCATAGAGACGGCCGACCACGCACGCCTGCAGCTGCAGCTCAGCTACAACTG gcACTTTGACCTGAAGTCTCCTGCGGACCCGTCCCAGGCTGCGGCTCTGTTCTCGGTGCCTGACTTTGTGGGCGACGCCTGTAAAGCCATCGCCTCCCGCGTCAGAGGAGCCGTCGCCTCCGTGCAGTTTGACGACTTTCACAAG AACTCCAACCGGATCATCTGCTCCTCTGTGTTTGGCTTTGATGACAAGCTGGCAGTGCGTCCCAGCCTGCGCTTCCACCAGAACAGTCTGGTCATCAGCAGTGTGGACATCCAGTCAGTGGAGCCGGTGGACCAGAGGACCAGAGACGCCCTGCAGAAGAGTGTCCAGCTGGCCATCGAGATCACCACCAACTCCCAGGAGGCTGCCGCACG CCATGAGGCAGAGCGTCTCGAGCAGGAGGCGCGTGGTCGTCTGGAGAGGCAGAGGATCACAGaccaggcagaggcagagaggacCAGGAAAGAGCTGTTGGAGTTGGAGGCCCTCAG TGCGGCGGTGGAGAGTACAGGGGCAGCCAAGGCAGAGGCCCAGTCCAGAGCAGAGGCAGCCCGTATCCAGGGAGAGGCGGCAGTCAACGAGGCTAAACTGAAGGCTGAGGCCCAGCGGATTGAGGCT GAGGGCGAGCTGGACCGTCTGTCCAAGGCGAGGGAGCAGGAGCTAAACTATAAGTCGGCAATGGATCGTTTGGAAGTGGAGAAACAGCAGAAGCTGGCTGAGATAGAGAGCAACCGCTTTAAAAAGCTGGTGGACAGTATCGGCGCCGACACCCTGAAGGAGATGGCCAGAGCCGGCCCCGAGCTACAG GTCAAGCTGCTCCAGTCTCTGGGTTTGAAGTCAACCCTGATCACAGACGGTTCTTCTCCCATCAACCTCTTCAGCACGGCCAACGGCCTTCTGGGAGCTCTTTCTCAGAGCCAGGGCCAGTGA
- the LOC139406849 gene encoding major vault protein isoform X2 has translation MISMNGGSSGGMKFEGLVDASIIRVPPHHYIHVLDQNTNIARVEIGPLTYIRQDNERVLFSPVRMTMVPPRHYCVVLNPVARDDHGQVLFDQSGQAKLRHADLEIRLTQDPFPLYPGEEIQQHVTVLQIVYPDTALRLQALLDFEEVGGEKRVAGDEWLFEGPGTYIPRKEVAVLETIKAMVIKENQAIRLRARKEGVDRSGVRRVTGEEWQVRKVGAYLPGAHEEVLDIVNAFILTDKKALHVRAIRPFRDAGGRDRRTGEEWLVTMAEREAHIPSVAEEVVGVVNVTTLSSRQYCVILDPVGPDGKPQLGQKRVCKGERSFFLQPGEHLEEGTQDVYILSEEEGLVLRAVEAFKDTQEEEEEEEEEEEERAKLSRRGGVQRRPGDRWMLRGPIEYVPPAAVEVMLRRQAIPLDENEGIYVRDIKTGKVRAVIGHTYMLTQDEELWAKNLPQNVETLLASTKDPLADRSDRSKEVEMKDRDKTKVVSYRVPHNAAVQVYDYREKKARVVFGPEMVMLGPDEQFTVLSLSGDKPKRANVIKAVCLLLGPDFFTDIITIETADHARLQLQLSYNWHFDLKSPADPSQAAALFSVPDFVGDACKAIASRVRGAVASVQFDDFHKNSNRIICSSVFGFDDKLAVRPSLRFHQNSLVISSVDIQSVEPVDQRTRDALQKSVQLAIEITTNSQEAAARHEAERLEQEARGRLERQRITDQAEAERTRKELLELEALSAAVESTGAAKAEAQSRAEAARIQGEAAVNEAKLKAEAQRIEAEGELDRLSKAREQELNYKSAMDRLEVEKQQKLAEIESNRFKKLVDSIGADTLKEMARAGPELQVKLLQSLGLKSTLITDGSSPINLFSTANGLLGALSQSQGQ, from the exons ATGATATCCATGAATGGCGGGAGCTCAGGCGGGATGAAATTTGAGGGGCTGGTAGATGCGTCAATCATCCGTGTCCCGCCCCACCACTACATCCATGTCCTGGACCAAAACACCAATATCGCCCGTGTGGAGATTGGACCGCTCACCTACATCAGACAGGACAATGAgag AGTACTGTTCTCCCCTGTGCGAATGACCATGGTCCCTCCTCGCCACTACTGCGTGGTTCTCAACCCCGTTGCTCGCGACGACCACGGACAGGTGCTCTTCGACCAATCAGGACAGGCCAAGCTTCGCCATGCCGACCTGGAGATCCGGCTCACCCAGGACCCCTTCCCCCTCTACCCTGGAGAGGAGATCCAGCAG CACGTGACAGTGCTGCAGATCGTCTACCCAGACACCGCCCTGCGCCTTCAGGCTCTGCTGGACTttgaggaggtgggaggagagaagagggtggCTGGAGACGAGTGGCTGTTCGAAGGGCCAG GGACGTACATCCCCAGGAAGGAGGTGGCAGTGCTGGAGACCATCAAGGCCATGGTGATCAAAGAGAACCAGGCCATCCGCCTCCGAGCGCGCAAGGAGGGCGTGGACAGGAGCGGCGTCCGCAGGGTCACTG GTGAGGAGTGGCAGGTGAGAAAGGTGGGGGCGTATCTACCAGGGGCTCATGAGGAGGTCCTCGACATTGTCAACGCTTTCATCCTCACTGACAAG AAAGCACTGCACGTGCGAGCAATACGGCCATTCCGTGACGCCGGGGGGCGGGACCGGCGCACTGGGGAAGAGTGGCTCGTTACCATGGCGGAGCGGGAGGCACACATCCCGTCTGTTGCCGAGGAAGTGGTGGGAGTGGTCAACGTGACCACGCTGAGCAGCCGTCAGTACTGTGTGATCCTGGACCCGGTGGGACCAGACGGTAAACCACAGCTGGGTCAGAAGAGGGTGTGCAAG ggGGAGCGTTCGTTCTTCCTGCAACCAGGGGAGCACTTAGAGGAGGGCACCCAGGATGTTTACATTCTCTCTGAGGAGGAGGGCCTGGTGCTGAGGGCCGTAGAGGCCTTCAAAGATACACAGGAG gaggaggaagaggaggaggaggaggaggaggagagggccaaGCTCTCCCGGAGGGGTGGAGTCCAACGTCGCCCCGGTGACCGCTGGATGCTACGTGGACCAATTGAGTACGTCCCCCCGGCTGCCGTGGAGGTGATGCTACGGCGACAGGCCATCCCATTGGACGAGAACGAAGGGATCTATGTCCGAGACATCAAGACAGGAAAG GTCCGTGCTGTGATTGGCCACACCTACATGCTGACGCAGGACGAGGAGCTGTGGGCGAAGAATCTGCCTCAGAATGTTGAGACCCTCCTGGCCTCCACAAAGGACCCCCTGGCTGACCGCTCGGACCGCAGCAAGGAAGTGGAGATGAAGGACCGGGACAAGACCAAGGTGGTGTCCTACAGGGTGCCCCACAACGCTGCCGTGCAGGTCTACGACTACAGGGAGAAGAAGGCCAG ggTGGTGTTTGGGCCAGAGATGGTAATGTTGGGTCCTGATGAGCAGTTCACCGTGCTTTCCCTGTCAGGGGACAAGCCCAAGAGGGCCAACGTCATCAAGGCCGTGTGTCTGCTGCTGGGGCCGGACTTCTTCACTGACATCATCACCATAGAGACGGCCGACCACGCACGCCTGCAGCTGCAGCTCAGCTACAACTG gcACTTTGACCTGAAGTCTCCTGCGGACCCGTCCCAGGCTGCGGCTCTGTTCTCGGTGCCTGACTTTGTGGGCGACGCCTGTAAAGCCATCGCCTCCCGCGTCAGAGGAGCCGTCGCCTCCGTGCAGTTTGACGACTTTCACAAG AACTCCAACCGGATCATCTGCTCCTCTGTGTTTGGCTTTGATGACAAGCTGGCAGTGCGTCCCAGCCTGCGCTTCCACCAGAACAGTCTGGTCATCAGCAGTGTGGACATCCAGTCAGTGGAGCCGGTGGACCAGAGGACCAGAGACGCCCTGCAGAAGAGTGTCCAGCTGGCCATCGAGATCACCACCAACTCCCAGGAGGCTGCCGCACG CCATGAGGCAGAGCGTCTCGAGCAGGAGGCGCGTGGTCGTCTGGAGAGGCAGAGGATCACAGaccaggcagaggcagagaggacCAGGAAAGAGCTGTTGGAGTTGGAGGCCCTCAG TGCGGCGGTGGAGAGTACAGGGGCAGCCAAGGCAGAGGCCCAGTCCAGAGCAGAGGCAGCCCGTATCCAGGGAGAGGCGGCAGTCAACGAGGCTAAACTGAAGGCTGAGGCCCAGCGGATTGAGGCT GAGGGCGAGCTGGACCGTCTGTCCAAGGCGAGGGAGCAGGAGCTAAACTATAAGTCGGCAATGGATCGTTTGGAAGTGGAGAAACAGCAGAAGCTGGCTGAGATAGAGAGCAACCGCTTTAAAAAGCTGGTGGACAGTATCGGCGCCGACACCCTGAAGGAGATGGCCAGAGCCGGCCCCGAGCTACAG GTCAAGCTGCTCCAGTCTCTGGGTTTGAAGTCAACCCTGATCACAGACGGTTCTTCTCCCATCAACCTCTTCAGCACGGCCAACGGCCTTCTGGGAGCTCTTTCTCAGAGCCAGGGCCAGTGA
- the LOC139406849 gene encoding major vault protein isoform X3, which yields MISMNGGSSGGMKFEGLVDASIIRVPPHHYIHVLDQNTNIARVEIGPLTYIRQDNERVLFSPVRMTMVPPRHYCVVLNPVARDDHGQVLFDQSGQAKLRHADLEIRLTQDPFPLYPGEEIQQHVTVLQIVYPDTALRLQALLDFEEVGGEKRVAGDEWLFEGPGTYIPRKEVAVLETIKAMVIKENQAIRLRARKEGVDRSGVRRVTGEEWQVRKVGAYLPGAHEEVLDIVNAFILTDKKALHVRAIRPFRDAGGRDRRTGEEWLVTMAEREAHIPSVAEEVVGVVNVTTLSSRQYCVILDPVGPDGKPQLGQKRVCKGERSFFLQPGEHLEEGTQDVYILSEEEGLVLRAVEAFKDTQEEEEEEEEEERAKLSRRGGVQRRPGDRWMLRGPIEYVPPAAVEVMLRRQAIPLDENEGIYVRDIKTGKVRAVIGHTYMLTQDEELWAKNLPQNVETLLASTKDPLADRSDRSKEVEMKDRDKTKVVSYRVPHNAAVQVYDYREKKARVVFGPEMVMLGPDEQFTVLSLSGDKPKRANVIKAVCLLLGPDFFTDIITIETADHARLQLQLSYNWHFDLKSPADPSQAAALFSVPDFVGDACKAIASRVRGAVASVQFDDFHKNSNRIICSSVFGFDDKLAVRPSLRFHQNSLVISSVDIQSVEPVDQRTRDALQKSVQLAIEITTNSQEAAARHEAERLEQEARGRLERQRITDQAEAERTRKELLELEALSAAVESTGAAKAEAQSRAEAARIQGEAAVNEAKLKAEAQRIEAEGELDRLSKAREQELNYKSAMDRLEVEKQQKLAEIESNRFKKLVDSIGADTLKEMARAGPELQVKLLQSLGLKSTLITDGSSPINLFSTANGLLGALSQSQGQ from the exons ATGATATCCATGAATGGCGGGAGCTCAGGCGGGATGAAATTTGAGGGGCTGGTAGATGCGTCAATCATCCGTGTCCCGCCCCACCACTACATCCATGTCCTGGACCAAAACACCAATATCGCCCGTGTGGAGATTGGACCGCTCACCTACATCAGACAGGACAATGAgag AGTACTGTTCTCCCCTGTGCGAATGACCATGGTCCCTCCTCGCCACTACTGCGTGGTTCTCAACCCCGTTGCTCGCGACGACCACGGACAGGTGCTCTTCGACCAATCAGGACAGGCCAAGCTTCGCCATGCCGACCTGGAGATCCGGCTCACCCAGGACCCCTTCCCCCTCTACCCTGGAGAGGAGATCCAGCAG CACGTGACAGTGCTGCAGATCGTCTACCCAGACACCGCCCTGCGCCTTCAGGCTCTGCTGGACTttgaggaggtgggaggagagaagagggtggCTGGAGACGAGTGGCTGTTCGAAGGGCCAG GGACGTACATCCCCAGGAAGGAGGTGGCAGTGCTGGAGACCATCAAGGCCATGGTGATCAAAGAGAACCAGGCCATCCGCCTCCGAGCGCGCAAGGAGGGCGTGGACAGGAGCGGCGTCCGCAGGGTCACTG GTGAGGAGTGGCAGGTGAGAAAGGTGGGGGCGTATCTACCAGGGGCTCATGAGGAGGTCCTCGACATTGTCAACGCTTTCATCCTCACTGACAAG AAAGCACTGCACGTGCGAGCAATACGGCCATTCCGTGACGCCGGGGGGCGGGACCGGCGCACTGGGGAAGAGTGGCTCGTTACCATGGCGGAGCGGGAGGCACACATCCCGTCTGTTGCCGAGGAAGTGGTGGGAGTGGTCAACGTGACCACGCTGAGCAGCCGTCAGTACTGTGTGATCCTGGACCCGGTGGGACCAGACGGTAAACCACAGCTGGGTCAGAAGAGGGTGTGCAAG ggGGAGCGTTCGTTCTTCCTGCAACCAGGGGAGCACTTAGAGGAGGGCACCCAGGATGTTTACATTCTCTCTGAGGAGGAGGGCCTGGTGCTGAGGGCCGTAGAGGCCTTCAAAGATACACAGGAG gaagaggaggaggaggaggaggaggagagggccaaGCTCTCCCGGAGGGGTGGAGTCCAACGTCGCCCCGGTGACCGCTGGATGCTACGTGGACCAATTGAGTACGTCCCCCCGGCTGCCGTGGAGGTGATGCTACGGCGACAGGCCATCCCATTGGACGAGAACGAAGGGATCTATGTCCGAGACATCAAGACAGGAAAG GTCCGTGCTGTGATTGGCCACACCTACATGCTGACGCAGGACGAGGAGCTGTGGGCGAAGAATCTGCCTCAGAATGTTGAGACCCTCCTGGCCTCCACAAAGGACCCCCTGGCTGACCGCTCGGACCGCAGCAAGGAAGTGGAGATGAAGGACCGGGACAAGACCAAGGTGGTGTCCTACAGGGTGCCCCACAACGCTGCCGTGCAGGTCTACGACTACAGGGAGAAGAAGGCCAG ggTGGTGTTTGGGCCAGAGATGGTAATGTTGGGTCCTGATGAGCAGTTCACCGTGCTTTCCCTGTCAGGGGACAAGCCCAAGAGGGCCAACGTCATCAAGGCCGTGTGTCTGCTGCTGGGGCCGGACTTCTTCACTGACATCATCACCATAGAGACGGCCGACCACGCACGCCTGCAGCTGCAGCTCAGCTACAACTG gcACTTTGACCTGAAGTCTCCTGCGGACCCGTCCCAGGCTGCGGCTCTGTTCTCGGTGCCTGACTTTGTGGGCGACGCCTGTAAAGCCATCGCCTCCCGCGTCAGAGGAGCCGTCGCCTCCGTGCAGTTTGACGACTTTCACAAG AACTCCAACCGGATCATCTGCTCCTCTGTGTTTGGCTTTGATGACAAGCTGGCAGTGCGTCCCAGCCTGCGCTTCCACCAGAACAGTCTGGTCATCAGCAGTGTGGACATCCAGTCAGTGGAGCCGGTGGACCAGAGGACCAGAGACGCCCTGCAGAAGAGTGTCCAGCTGGCCATCGAGATCACCACCAACTCCCAGGAGGCTGCCGCACG CCATGAGGCAGAGCGTCTCGAGCAGGAGGCGCGTGGTCGTCTGGAGAGGCAGAGGATCACAGaccaggcagaggcagagaggacCAGGAAAGAGCTGTTGGAGTTGGAGGCCCTCAG TGCGGCGGTGGAGAGTACAGGGGCAGCCAAGGCAGAGGCCCAGTCCAGAGCAGAGGCAGCCCGTATCCAGGGAGAGGCGGCAGTCAACGAGGCTAAACTGAAGGCTGAGGCCCAGCGGATTGAGGCT GAGGGCGAGCTGGACCGTCTGTCCAAGGCGAGGGAGCAGGAGCTAAACTATAAGTCGGCAATGGATCGTTTGGAAGTGGAGAAACAGCAGAAGCTGGCTGAGATAGAGAGCAACCGCTTTAAAAAGCTGGTGGACAGTATCGGCGCCGACACCCTGAAGGAGATGGCCAGAGCCGGCCCCGAGCTACAG GTCAAGCTGCTCCAGTCTCTGGGTTTGAAGTCAACCCTGATCACAGACGGTTCTTCTCCCATCAACCTCTTCAGCACGGCCAACGGCCTTCTGGGAGCTCTTTCTCAGAGCCAGGGCCAGTGA
- the LOC139406849 gene encoding major vault protein isoform X4 codes for MISMNGGSSGGMKFEGLVDASIIRVPPHHYIHVLDQNTNIARVEIGPLTYIRQDNERVLFSPVRMTMVPPRHYCVVLNPVARDDHGQVLFDQSGQAKLRHADLEIRLTQDPFPLYPGEEIQQHVTVLQIVYPDTALRLQALLDFEEVGGEKRVAGDEWLFEGPGTYIPRKEVAVLETIKAMVIKENQAIRLRARKEGVDRSGVRRVTGEEWQVRKVGAYLPGAHEEVLDIVNAFILTDKKALHVRAIRPFRDAGGRDRRTGEEWLVTMAEREAHIPSVAEEVVGVVNVTTLSSRQYCVILDPVGPDGKPQLGQKRVCKGERSFFLQPGEHLEEGTQDVYILSEEEGLVLRAVEAFKDTQEEEEEEEEEEERAKLSRRGGVQRRPGDRWMLRGPIEYVPPAAVEVMLRRQAIPLDENEGIYVRDIKTGKVRAVIGHTYMLTQDEELWAKNLPQNVETLLASTKDPLADRSDRSKEVEMKDRDKTKVVSYRVPHNAAVQVYDYREKKARVVFGPEMVMLGPDEQFTVLSLSGDKPKRANVIKAVCLLLGPDFFTDIITIETADHARLQLQLSYNWHFDLKSPADPSQAAALFSVPDFVGDACKAIASRVRGAVASVQFDDFHKNSNRIICSSVFGFDDKLAVRPSLRFHQNSLVISSVDIQSVEPVDQRTRDALQKSVQLAIEITTNSQEAAARHEAERLEQEARGRLERQRITDQAEAERTRKELLELEALSAAVESTGAAKAEAQSRAEAARIQGEAAVNEAKLKAEAQRIEAEGELDRLSKAREQELNYKSAMDRLEVEKQQKLAEIESNRFKKLVDSIGADTLKEMARAGPELQVKLLQSLGLKSTLITDGSSPINLFSTANGLLGALSQSQGQ; via the exons ATGATATCCATGAATGGCGGGAGCTCAGGCGGGATGAAATTTGAGGGGCTGGTAGATGCGTCAATCATCCGTGTCCCGCCCCACCACTACATCCATGTCCTGGACCAAAACACCAATATCGCCCGTGTGGAGATTGGACCGCTCACCTACATCAGACAGGACAATGAgag AGTACTGTTCTCCCCTGTGCGAATGACCATGGTCCCTCCTCGCCACTACTGCGTGGTTCTCAACCCCGTTGCTCGCGACGACCACGGACAGGTGCTCTTCGACCAATCAGGACAGGCCAAGCTTCGCCATGCCGACCTGGAGATCCGGCTCACCCAGGACCCCTTCCCCCTCTACCCTGGAGAGGAGATCCAGCAG CACGTGACAGTGCTGCAGATCGTCTACCCAGACACCGCCCTGCGCCTTCAGGCTCTGCTGGACTttgaggaggtgggaggagagaagagggtggCTGGAGACGAGTGGCTGTTCGAAGGGCCAG GGACGTACATCCCCAGGAAGGAGGTGGCAGTGCTGGAGACCATCAAGGCCATGGTGATCAAAGAGAACCAGGCCATCCGCCTCCGAGCGCGCAAGGAGGGCGTGGACAGGAGCGGCGTCCGCAGGGTCACTG GTGAGGAGTGGCAGGTGAGAAAGGTGGGGGCGTATCTACCAGGGGCTCATGAGGAGGTCCTCGACATTGTCAACGCTTTCATCCTCACTGACAAG AAAGCACTGCACGTGCGAGCAATACGGCCATTCCGTGACGCCGGGGGGCGGGACCGGCGCACTGGGGAAGAGTGGCTCGTTACCATGGCGGAGCGGGAGGCACACATCCCGTCTGTTGCCGAGGAAGTGGTGGGAGTGGTCAACGTGACCACGCTGAGCAGCCGTCAGTACTGTGTGATCCTGGACCCGGTGGGACCAGACGGTAAACCACAGCTGGGTCAGAAGAGGGTGTGCAAG ggGGAGCGTTCGTTCTTCCTGCAACCAGGGGAGCACTTAGAGGAGGGCACCCAGGATGTTTACATTCTCTCTGAGGAGGAGGGCCTGGTGCTGAGGGCCGTAGAGGCCTTCAAAGATACACAGGAG gaggaagaggaggaggaggaggaggaggagagggccaaGCTCTCCCGGAGGGGTGGAGTCCAACGTCGCCCCGGTGACCGCTGGATGCTACGTGGACCAATTGAGTACGTCCCCCCGGCTGCCGTGGAGGTGATGCTACGGCGACAGGCCATCCCATTGGACGAGAACGAAGGGATCTATGTCCGAGACATCAAGACAGGAAAG GTCCGTGCTGTGATTGGCCACACCTACATGCTGACGCAGGACGAGGAGCTGTGGGCGAAGAATCTGCCTCAGAATGTTGAGACCCTCCTGGCCTCCACAAAGGACCCCCTGGCTGACCGCTCGGACCGCAGCAAGGAAGTGGAGATGAAGGACCGGGACAAGACCAAGGTGGTGTCCTACAGGGTGCCCCACAACGCTGCCGTGCAGGTCTACGACTACAGGGAGAAGAAGGCCAG ggTGGTGTTTGGGCCAGAGATGGTAATGTTGGGTCCTGATGAGCAGTTCACCGTGCTTTCCCTGTCAGGGGACAAGCCCAAGAGGGCCAACGTCATCAAGGCCGTGTGTCTGCTGCTGGGGCCGGACTTCTTCACTGACATCATCACCATAGAGACGGCCGACCACGCACGCCTGCAGCTGCAGCTCAGCTACAACTG gcACTTTGACCTGAAGTCTCCTGCGGACCCGTCCCAGGCTGCGGCTCTGTTCTCGGTGCCTGACTTTGTGGGCGACGCCTGTAAAGCCATCGCCTCCCGCGTCAGAGGAGCCGTCGCCTCCGTGCAGTTTGACGACTTTCACAAG AACTCCAACCGGATCATCTGCTCCTCTGTGTTTGGCTTTGATGACAAGCTGGCAGTGCGTCCCAGCCTGCGCTTCCACCAGAACAGTCTGGTCATCAGCAGTGTGGACATCCAGTCAGTGGAGCCGGTGGACCAGAGGACCAGAGACGCCCTGCAGAAGAGTGTCCAGCTGGCCATCGAGATCACCACCAACTCCCAGGAGGCTGCCGCACG CCATGAGGCAGAGCGTCTCGAGCAGGAGGCGCGTGGTCGTCTGGAGAGGCAGAGGATCACAGaccaggcagaggcagagaggacCAGGAAAGAGCTGTTGGAGTTGGAGGCCCTCAG TGCGGCGGTGGAGAGTACAGGGGCAGCCAAGGCAGAGGCCCAGTCCAGAGCAGAGGCAGCCCGTATCCAGGGAGAGGCGGCAGTCAACGAGGCTAAACTGAAGGCTGAGGCCCAGCGGATTGAGGCT GAGGGCGAGCTGGACCGTCTGTCCAAGGCGAGGGAGCAGGAGCTAAACTATAAGTCGGCAATGGATCGTTTGGAAGTGGAGAAACAGCAGAAGCTGGCTGAGATAGAGAGCAACCGCTTTAAAAAGCTGGTGGACAGTATCGGCGCCGACACCCTGAAGGAGATGGCCAGAGCCGGCCCCGAGCTACAG GTCAAGCTGCTCCAGTCTCTGGGTTTGAAGTCAACCCTGATCACAGACGGTTCTTCTCCCATCAACCTCTTCAGCACGGCCAACGGCCTTCTGGGAGCTCTTTCTCAGAGCCAGGGCCAGTGA